A stretch of Corallococcus macrosporus DNA encodes these proteins:
- a CDS encoding AraC family transcriptional regulator — translation MRRAKQENGFWVAPEVPGLELHRAAYTRWAFPKHSHDVFSLVAYDAGAQSMQLQGQRVLASVGSLLAVSTGEMHEGRAADSTIGWAYRILYVPPALLIRAAEETGAPAGTLPGFASPMLQDAVLMERFTVTFDALKDGAVSLLEREERLLGLLVALLRRHSGLPYRRRATACERGVKRARELLEAHPTRNLSLEALARVAGLSPWHLVRAFHRQFGQTPQVFQRALRLRLAQELLAGPLPMVEVALAAGFTDQSHLIKHFGRTLGVTPGEYRAAALAGRGPRKHVQSQTPARP, via the coding sequence ATGCGACGCGCGAAGCAAGAGAACGGCTTCTGGGTGGCCCCGGAGGTGCCCGGGCTGGAGCTGCACCGGGCGGCGTACACCCGGTGGGCCTTTCCGAAACACTCGCATGATGTCTTCTCCCTGGTCGCCTACGACGCGGGCGCGCAGTCGATGCAACTGCAGGGGCAGCGGGTGCTGGCCTCGGTGGGCAGCCTCCTCGCCGTGTCGACGGGGGAGATGCACGAGGGCCGCGCCGCGGACTCCACCATCGGATGGGCCTACCGCATCCTCTACGTCCCGCCCGCGTTGCTCATCCGCGCGGCGGAGGAGACGGGAGCGCCCGCGGGCACCCTGCCCGGCTTCGCGTCGCCCATGCTCCAGGACGCGGTGCTGATGGAGCGCTTCACCGTGACGTTCGACGCGCTGAAGGACGGCGCCGTGTCCCTGCTGGAGCGTGAAGAACGGCTCCTGGGATTGCTGGTGGCGCTGCTGCGCCGGCACTCGGGTCTGCCGTACCGGAGGCGGGCGACCGCGTGCGAGCGGGGCGTGAAGCGGGCGCGCGAGCTGCTGGAGGCCCACCCCACGCGCAACCTGTCGCTGGAGGCGCTCGCGCGCGTCGCGGGGCTCAGCCCGTGGCACCTGGTGCGCGCGTTCCACCGGCAGTTCGGCCAGACGCCGCAGGTGTTCCAGCGGGCGCTGCGGCTGCGGCTGGCGCAGGAGCTGCTGGCGGGGCCATTGCCCATGGTGGAGGTGGCGCTCGCGGCGGGCTTCACGGACCAGAGCCACCTCATCAAGCACTTCGGCCGCACGCTGGGGGTGACGCCCGGCGAGTACCGGGCCGCGGCGCTCGCGGGGCGTGGACCGCGCAAGCACGTACAATCCCAGACGCCCGCGCGTCCGTAG
- a CDS encoding TetR/AcrR family transcriptional regulator: MPRHADPKARSALIASARAEFAKRGVKGARISDITAASGLSKGAFYLHFPSKESLFAALVQRFLEELERLATERISRMECFRADHGMPGPGDVATRSERYRAFLRLEAALDVEMLELMWEQRELVTALIVGSQGTAFESVMWDVVDREVDRIAREFHHLRGEQPDTPDVDPSLFGSFVVGTYLLLARRMGRLTQKPDLAAWAVGLQRLMHEGSLPREPVPPAVAYARPSSPPSTRRRHARAANPHRPPRKRP, translated from the coding sequence ATGCCCCGTCACGCCGACCCCAAAGCCCGCAGCGCGCTCATCGCGTCCGCGCGGGCGGAGTTCGCGAAGCGGGGCGTGAAGGGCGCGCGCATCAGCGACATCACCGCCGCCAGCGGCCTGTCCAAGGGCGCCTTCTACCTGCACTTCCCCTCGAAGGAGTCCCTCTTCGCGGCGCTGGTGCAGCGCTTCCTGGAGGAGCTGGAGCGGCTGGCCACCGAGCGCATCTCGCGCATGGAGTGCTTCCGCGCCGACCACGGGATGCCGGGCCCCGGTGACGTCGCCACGCGCTCGGAGCGCTACCGCGCCTTCCTGCGCCTGGAGGCCGCGCTGGACGTGGAGATGCTGGAGCTCATGTGGGAGCAGCGGGAGCTGGTCACCGCGCTCATCGTGGGCAGCCAGGGCACCGCGTTCGAGTCCGTCATGTGGGACGTGGTGGACCGCGAGGTGGACCGCATCGCGCGGGAGTTCCACCACCTGCGCGGCGAGCAGCCGGACACCCCGGACGTGGACCCCAGCCTCTTCGGCTCGTTCGTCGTGGGCACGTACCTGCTGCTGGCCCGGCGCATGGGCCGGCTGACGCAGAAGCCGGACCTGGCCGCCTGGGCCGTGGGCCTCCAGCGCCTCATGCACGAAGGCTCGCTGCCCCGCGAGCCCGTGCCCCCGGCCGTCGCCTACGCGCGGCCCTCCTCTCCGCCTTCCACGCGCCGGCGCCACGCCCGCGCGGCCAACCCGCACCGTCCGCCAAGGAAACGCCCGTGA
- a CDS encoding NAD(P)/FAD-dependent oxidoreductase, whose amino-acid sequence MGAHEKSEGLCVETPPRKRVLILGGGFAGMYAALHLERQLGGRDDVEVTLVSRDNFFLFTPMLHEVAASDLNATAIVISLRKLLPRLTFVEGDVSGLDLEAKKVTVAHGGLDGHSHTLSFDYVVLAMGSETNFFGKPGPRDYTLTMKTLGDAMLLRNCLIDRLEEADADCVTAGKRDAIVTFVVVGGGFAGVETAGAINDFIHGALPFYPNIQHANVRVMLVHGGKEVLPELGEELGAYARKKLIEHGVEVRTGIHVKDVTEAGVELPDGTVVPTKTVVWTAGVTPPSLLETLPCEKERGRLKVNAQMEVPGFPGVWALGDCASVPDVTNGGKPCPPTAQHAMRQGLVAARNVCAALKGQPGKAFRYKMLGQLAAIGRRAGVARILGLKFSGTFAWVLWRTVYLFKLPKLETKVRVAMGWTLDLIFRKDVVQLIGPRELDQLTLPALPLNSRQQVRQVQALQPRTQH is encoded by the coding sequence ATGGGGGCGCATGAGAAGTCGGAAGGGCTCTGCGTGGAGACACCGCCGCGCAAGCGGGTGCTCATCCTGGGGGGCGGCTTCGCGGGCATGTACGCGGCGCTGCACCTGGAGCGGCAGCTGGGCGGGCGGGACGACGTGGAGGTGACGCTCGTCAGCCGCGACAACTTCTTCCTCTTCACGCCCATGCTCCACGAGGTGGCGGCCAGCGACCTGAACGCGACCGCCATCGTCATCTCGCTGCGCAAGCTGCTGCCGCGCCTGACGTTCGTGGAGGGCGACGTCAGCGGGCTGGACCTGGAGGCGAAGAAGGTCACCGTGGCGCACGGCGGGCTGGACGGCCACAGCCACACGCTGTCGTTCGACTACGTGGTGCTGGCCATGGGCTCGGAAACGAACTTCTTCGGCAAGCCGGGCCCGCGTGACTACACGCTGACCATGAAGACGCTGGGCGACGCAATGCTCCTGCGCAACTGCCTCATCGACCGGCTGGAGGAGGCGGACGCGGACTGCGTGACGGCGGGCAAGCGCGACGCCATCGTCACCTTCGTGGTGGTGGGCGGCGGCTTCGCGGGCGTGGAGACGGCGGGCGCCATCAACGACTTCATCCACGGCGCCCTGCCCTTCTACCCGAACATCCAGCACGCCAACGTGCGCGTGATGCTGGTGCACGGCGGCAAGGAGGTGCTGCCGGAATTGGGCGAGGAGCTGGGCGCGTACGCGCGCAAGAAGCTCATCGAGCACGGCGTGGAGGTGCGCACCGGCATCCACGTGAAGGACGTGACGGAGGCCGGCGTGGAGCTGCCGGACGGCACGGTGGTGCCCACCAAGACGGTGGTGTGGACCGCGGGCGTCACGCCGCCGTCCCTCCTGGAGACGCTGCCGTGCGAGAAGGAGCGCGGCCGGCTCAAGGTGAACGCACAGATGGAGGTGCCCGGCTTCCCGGGCGTGTGGGCGCTGGGCGACTGCGCGTCGGTGCCGGACGTCACCAATGGGGGCAAGCCCTGCCCACCCACCGCGCAGCACGCGATGCGCCAGGGGCTGGTGGCGGCGCGCAACGTGTGCGCGGCGCTGAAGGGTCAGCCGGGCAAGGCGTTCCGCTACAAGATGCTGGGACAGCTGGCGGCGATTGGCCGGCGCGCGGGCGTGGCGCGCATCCTGGGGCTGAAGTTCTCCGGCACCTTCGCGTGGGTGCTGTGGCGCACCGTCTACCTGTTCAAGCTGCCGAAGCTGGAGACGAAGGTGCGCGTGGCCATGGGCTGGACGCTGGACCTGATCTTCCGCAAGGACGTGGTGCAGCTCATCGGCCCGCGCGAGTTGGATCAGCTCACGCTGCCGGCCCTGCCGCTCAACAGCCGTCAGCAGGTGCGGCAGGTGCAGGCGCTCCAGCCGCGCACGCAGCACTGA
- a CDS encoding DUF2293 domain-containing protein, producing the protein MPDSLTVGPTADPRRVKAQDGRLLSVPDGWALLPPGDAGLTRRVKAAGPSWTVVEKVGRKLFSRGVWAPEAHIVHAKAALEEERATPAYARKLAQGRERRAKEQEEYEVDFANAVLRFLAFSPAWLPHAKRLAVLVAGHATPVGSGTVARTERIPIERRAEAAVIAWMRHQTTGYDDMRIARVKGARREVRRELAEVSRAILDLHRRDAPHAPPACPLCSALMRPPPTRPSDS; encoded by the coding sequence ATGCCTGATTCCCTGACGGTCGGCCCCACGGCCGACCCCCGCCGAGTGAAAGCCCAGGACGGCCGCCTCCTCTCCGTGCCGGACGGCTGGGCCCTGCTTCCCCCCGGCGACGCCGGCCTCACCCGCCGCGTGAAGGCCGCCGGCCCCTCCTGGACCGTCGTGGAGAAGGTGGGCCGCAAGCTCTTCTCCCGGGGCGTGTGGGCGCCGGAGGCCCACATCGTCCACGCGAAGGCCGCCCTGGAGGAGGAGCGCGCCACCCCCGCCTACGCCAGGAAGCTGGCCCAGGGCCGCGAGCGCCGCGCCAAGGAGCAGGAGGAGTACGAGGTCGACTTCGCCAACGCCGTCCTGCGCTTCCTCGCCTTCAGCCCCGCGTGGCTCCCCCACGCCAAGCGCCTGGCCGTGCTCGTCGCGGGCCACGCCACCCCCGTGGGCAGCGGCACCGTGGCCCGCACGGAGCGCATCCCCATCGAGCGGCGCGCGGAGGCGGCCGTCATCGCCTGGATGCGCCACCAGACCACCGGCTACGACGACATGCGCATCGCCCGCGTGAAGGGCGCCCGCCGCGAGGTGCGCCGCGAGCTGGCGGAGGTCTCCCGCGCCATCCTGGACCTGCACCGCCGGGACGCCCCCCACGCCCCCCCCGCGTGTCCGCTCTGCTCCGCCCTCATGCGCCCTCCGCCGACACGCCCCTCGGATTCCTGA
- a CDS encoding efflux RND transporter periplasmic adaptor subunit, whose amino-acid sequence MKSSTKPFAPRALAAMGMAAALALTGCDKADASAPPAAAAAPGQDKPAPAVKVVSARGVQASQSEEVTGTLYPAQGLQVGFEVGGRLEEVRVKKGQAVKKGDTLAQLNSEIVDAQVAGAQAAVAAAEAAASMAQDAAERTQKLSTGGGVSDQQHKNAVAAAAQAQAQVMAAKAQLAQARASRRRHDLKAPFAGTLIESPDQTGATVGPGSPLFTLEQLDTLIFRTTVAEGARALLKPGVKVRVAALGNGASTDEAVVRTILPSADPTTRRIPVEIAVPNADGRFVAHTLARAMLKLGEAQDAQLVPTTALSSSNGDHVLVVSDGALQRVDVQVLERRDREVVVRAAAVLQQVVDFPTPSLTPGTRVSVK is encoded by the coding sequence GTGAAATCCTCCACGAAGCCCTTCGCCCCCCGCGCCCTCGCCGCCATGGGCATGGCCGCCGCGCTCGCGCTCACCGGCTGCGACAAGGCGGATGCGTCCGCGCCGCCCGCCGCCGCCGCGGCCCCTGGCCAGGACAAGCCCGCGCCGGCCGTGAAGGTCGTCTCCGCGCGCGGCGTGCAGGCCTCCCAGTCGGAGGAGGTCACGGGCACGCTGTACCCCGCCCAGGGCCTCCAGGTCGGCTTCGAGGTGGGCGGCCGGCTGGAGGAGGTCCGCGTCAAGAAGGGGCAGGCCGTGAAGAAGGGCGACACGCTCGCCCAGCTCAACTCCGAGATCGTGGACGCGCAGGTGGCCGGCGCGCAGGCCGCCGTCGCCGCCGCGGAGGCCGCCGCCTCCATGGCGCAGGACGCCGCCGAGCGCACCCAGAAGCTCAGCACCGGCGGAGGCGTCAGTGACCAGCAGCACAAGAACGCCGTCGCCGCCGCCGCGCAGGCCCAGGCCCAGGTGATGGCCGCCAAGGCGCAGCTGGCGCAGGCCCGCGCGTCGCGCCGCCGGCACGACCTGAAGGCGCCCTTCGCGGGCACGCTGATTGAATCCCCGGACCAGACGGGCGCCACGGTGGGGCCGGGCTCGCCGCTGTTCACGCTGGAGCAACTGGACACGCTCATCTTCCGCACCACCGTGGCGGAAGGGGCGCGCGCGCTGCTCAAGCCGGGCGTGAAGGTGCGCGTGGCGGCGCTGGGCAACGGCGCGTCCACCGACGAGGCCGTGGTGCGCACCATCCTGCCCTCCGCGGACCCCACCACCCGCCGCATCCCGGTGGAGATCGCCGTGCCCAACGCGGACGGCCGCTTCGTGGCCCACACCCTGGCGCGCGCGATGCTGAAGCTGGGCGAGGCGCAGGACGCGCAGCTCGTGCCCACGACGGCGCTGTCCTCCTCCAACGGGGACCACGTCCTCGTCGTCAGCGACGGCGCCCTCCAGCGCGTGGACGTGCAGGTGCTGGAGCGCCGCGACCGCGAGGTGGTGGTGCGCGCCGCCGCCGTCCTCCAGCAGGTGGTGGACTTCCCCACGCCCTCCCTGACCCCCGGCACCCGCGTCTCCGTGAAGTAG
- the rnz gene encoding ribonuclease Z, translated as MSLLRLTFLGTSAAQPTLHRGLSGLAVKADADLLLFDCGEGSQRQMVRFGTGFTVEAAFFTHFHADHYLGIIGFLRTLGMMGRTEPMHLYGPPPARRLLHQAVHLGLESTAFPVEIHELKDGDVVRRNGYSVQAVGVDHRIHALGYVLAEDGRPGRFHLEKARELGVPEGPSFGKLQKGESVTLPDGRVVKPEDVLGESRAGRRLVISGDTRPCSALVQAAKDADLLVHESTFSDDEQARAIETRHSTAREAGQVAKEAGAKRLILTHLSSRHDTDPGRLLTQAREAFKGPVEVAHDGLTVELPLRD; from the coding sequence ATGTCCCTACTGAGGCTCACCTTCCTGGGCACCTCCGCCGCTCAGCCCACCTTGCATCGCGGCCTGTCCGGCCTGGCGGTGAAGGCGGACGCGGACCTGCTCCTGTTCGACTGCGGCGAGGGCAGCCAGCGGCAGATGGTGCGCTTTGGCACGGGCTTCACCGTGGAAGCGGCGTTCTTCACGCACTTCCACGCGGACCACTACCTGGGGATCATCGGCTTCCTGCGCACGCTGGGGATGATGGGCCGCACCGAGCCCATGCACCTCTACGGGCCGCCTCCGGCGCGCCGGCTGTTGCACCAGGCCGTGCACCTGGGGCTGGAGTCCACGGCCTTCCCGGTGGAGATCCACGAACTGAAGGACGGAGACGTGGTGCGCCGCAACGGCTACTCCGTGCAGGCGGTGGGCGTGGACCACCGCATCCACGCGCTGGGCTACGTGCTAGCGGAGGACGGGCGTCCAGGGCGCTTCCACCTGGAGAAGGCGCGCGAATTGGGCGTGCCGGAGGGGCCGTCCTTCGGGAAGCTCCAGAAGGGCGAGTCCGTCACGCTGCCGGACGGGCGCGTGGTGAAGCCGGAGGACGTGCTGGGCGAGTCGCGGGCCGGACGGCGGCTGGTGATTTCCGGCGACACGCGGCCCTGCTCCGCGCTGGTGCAGGCGGCGAAGGACGCGGACCTGCTGGTGCACGAGTCCACCTTCTCCGACGACGAGCAGGCGCGCGCCATCGAGACGCGGCACTCCACCGCGCGGGAGGCGGGCCAGGTGGCGAAGGAGGCGGGCGCGAAGCGGCTCATCCTCACCCACCTGTCCAGCCGCCACGACACCGACCCCGGGCGGCTGCTCACGCAGGCGCGCGAGGCCTTCAAGGGGCCGGTGGAGGTGGCCCACGACGGCCTCACCGTGGAGCTGCCGCTGCGCGATTGA
- a CDS encoding HAD family hydrolase, with protein sequence MEWRVSTVTPRGICFDLDGTLVDSLPDIIDSFLHGFTHHGLPVPSVAEVRALIGQPLEDMYTRFAPEHAVTLCAAYREHYPLNFHRRSRPFPGVERVLRTLRERGYLLAVATTKRGDMARRFVDAMGLGGLLHHVQGTDGFPHKPAPDVIHHALKALGTGGLWMVGDTTLDLRAGRAAGLKTYAVTWGTHAQDELATAAPDELQPDLERLLHHLPPLG encoded by the coding sequence ATGGAATGGCGCGTGAGCACTGTCACTCCTCGCGGCATCTGTTTCGACCTGGACGGCACGCTGGTGGACTCGCTGCCGGACATCATCGACAGCTTCCTCCATGGCTTCACGCACCACGGCCTGCCCGTGCCCTCCGTCGCGGAGGTGCGGGCGCTCATCGGTCAGCCGCTGGAGGACATGTACACGCGCTTCGCGCCCGAGCACGCCGTCACGCTCTGCGCGGCCTACCGCGAGCACTACCCGCTGAACTTCCACCGCCGCTCCCGGCCCTTCCCCGGCGTCGAGCGCGTGCTGCGCACCCTGCGCGAGCGGGGCTACCTGCTCGCCGTCGCCACCACCAAGCGCGGCGACATGGCGCGGCGCTTCGTGGATGCGATGGGATTGGGCGGCCTGCTGCACCACGTGCAGGGCACGGACGGCTTCCCGCACAAGCCCGCGCCGGACGTCATCCACCACGCCCTGAAGGCGCTGGGCACCGGCGGGCTGTGGATGGTGGGCGACACCACGCTGGACCTGCGCGCGGGCCGGGCCGCGGGCCTCAAGACCTACGCCGTCACCTGGGGCACGCACGCGCAGGACGAGCTGGCCACCGCCGCGCCGGACGAACTCCAGCCCGACCTGGAGCGGCTGCTGCACCACCTGCCACCGCTCGGGTGA
- a CDS encoding rhomboid family intramembrane serine protease — MIPISDDNPTLRTPVMTYLLLAALGLTWVFFQGAGFNVVALATSICELGLVPGELSGRAPLGQAVPLGDGLACVVDNEAINRLTPLTSMFLHGSWGHLLGNVLFFWVFGNNIEDSMGRFRFLVFYLLCGLVAAAAHVAVDPTSPVPTVGASGAIAGVLGAYLVLYPRVRVNMLFILFIFIRVFPIPAWAVLVWWFVLQVITGLPQLMTLRPEVSGGVAVWAHIGGFVAGMVLIKFFENPRYTTQRTTWRHRMHPNHP; from the coding sequence ATGATTCCCATCAGCGACGACAACCCGACCCTGCGCACCCCGGTGATGACGTACCTGCTGCTCGCGGCCCTGGGGCTCACCTGGGTGTTCTTCCAGGGCGCGGGCTTCAACGTGGTGGCGCTGGCCACCAGCATCTGCGAGCTGGGGCTGGTGCCCGGGGAGCTCTCCGGCCGCGCGCCGCTGGGTCAGGCGGTGCCGCTGGGAGACGGGCTGGCGTGCGTGGTGGACAACGAGGCCATCAACCGCCTCACGCCGCTCACGTCCATGTTCCTGCACGGAAGCTGGGGGCACCTCCTGGGCAACGTGCTGTTCTTCTGGGTCTTCGGCAACAACATCGAGGACAGCATGGGGCGCTTCCGCTTCCTCGTGTTCTACCTCCTGTGCGGGCTGGTGGCGGCGGCGGCGCACGTGGCGGTGGACCCCACGTCGCCGGTGCCCACGGTGGGCGCGTCCGGCGCCATCGCGGGCGTGCTGGGCGCGTACCTGGTGCTCTACCCGCGCGTGCGGGTGAACATGCTGTTCATCCTCTTCATCTTCATCCGCGTCTTCCCCATCCCCGCGTGGGCCGTGCTGGTGTGGTGGTTCGTGCTCCAGGTCATCACCGGCCTGCCCCAGTTGATGACGCTGCGGCCGGAGGTGTCCGGCGGCGTCGCCGTCTGGGCGCACATCGGCGGGTTCGTGGCGGGCATGGTGCTCATCAAGTTCTTCGAGAACCCCCGCTACACGACCCAGCGCACGACGTGGCGGCACCGCATGCACCCGAACCACCCGTAG
- a CDS encoding efflux RND transporter permease subunit, with amino-acid sequence MILSDVSIRRPVFTAMLSLLLIVLGVMGLKRLGTDLYPDVSFPVVVVNTLYKGAGPGEIETQVIKPLEDAVAGISGVDKIHSFSRENVGTVVVSFTLGTALDTAVQDVRDKVGQAVNKLPTDADAPIVSRVDLSAAPILTYAVSADMTSQALRKLLDDRIKPALAQLAGVAEVRITGGDTREIQVDIDLDKARAVGITPSQVAQRIGSENLNLPAGRLKLGPNELTVRAMGEFTNVDDLRQLPIARSTTGAQVRLEEIATVTDGVAERRTTARLNARDAVVLEIVKQPGSNTVSVSDAVKKTLAQMGPVVGQGFQATLLIDQSDLIRANTHEVWIALIFGGLMAVLIILMFLLDPRGTFISALALPTSVIGTFFVMYVLGYSLNQMTLLSLSLAIGLLIDDAVVVREAITHRLEQGEDPMSAASNGTRDVGLAVLATTLSLVAVFIPVAFMPGIVGQFFKQFGITISVAVLISLFISFTLDPMLSARFAKARKPGEVHHEPAVFRALRRFLEATENTYARILGWVLRHKWATAGLTLLALVLSFGAASRLGVEFMSAEDRSQLIVELQLPDSANLAQTAERAAEAEVLLKKIPEITDIYTTVGPNGDVYKARMRVLTVGKEQRTKSIGTLKEEARALLVPNLVSTAITLSDPPAIEGLGDWYPIMVRVVGPDLKRINEEAERVAGILRTLGTSDVRVDSNPAKPELQIQIDRARAADMDLSAAALAMQLRLAIDGDVTAKLREGTDETDIRVRLREQDRATPERVRQLMVATPKGLHQVTDVAEVSLKDGPSVIEHENRERQVAVVSQLAKGAALGDVATKLKAAIAQKPLPPGYAIVYDGQMKSLDEQNDAFGIAFGLAFVFIYMVLASQFESFKHPFTIMVSLPLALVGALLGLVVTNYHVSMGAMIGVILLMGLVTKNAILLIDGALHHLREGDSVDEALLKAGPRRLRPILMTSAAMAIGMVPTAVGTGTGSEFRAPMAISVIGGVITSTFLTLLVVPVVFAAMEKLSFKKRQPRQEGTLTAPPVDSPAAHDRAA; translated from the coding sequence ATGATTCTCAGTGACGTCTCCATCCGACGGCCGGTGTTCACGGCCATGCTGTCCCTGCTGCTCATCGTGCTGGGCGTGATGGGCCTCAAGCGCCTGGGCACCGACCTCTACCCGGACGTCAGCTTCCCCGTGGTGGTGGTCAACACGCTCTACAAGGGCGCGGGCCCGGGCGAAATCGAGACCCAGGTCATCAAGCCCCTGGAGGACGCGGTCGCCGGCATCAGCGGCGTGGACAAGATCCACTCCTTCAGCCGCGAGAACGTGGGCACCGTGGTGGTGTCCTTCACGCTGGGCACCGCCCTGGACACCGCCGTCCAGGACGTGCGCGACAAGGTGGGGCAGGCCGTCAACAAGCTGCCCACGGACGCGGACGCGCCCATCGTCAGCCGCGTGGACCTGTCCGCCGCGCCCATCCTCACCTACGCGGTGTCCGCGGACATGACGTCCCAGGCGCTGCGCAAGCTCTTGGATGACCGCATCAAGCCCGCGCTCGCGCAGCTGGCCGGCGTGGCGGAGGTGCGCATCACCGGCGGCGACACGCGTGAAATCCAGGTCGACATCGACCTGGACAAGGCCCGCGCGGTGGGCATCACGCCGTCCCAGGTGGCCCAGCGCATCGGCTCGGAGAACCTCAACCTGCCCGCGGGCCGTCTGAAGCTGGGCCCCAACGAGCTGACCGTGCGCGCCATGGGTGAGTTCACCAACGTGGACGACCTGCGCCAGCTGCCCATCGCGCGGAGCACCACCGGCGCGCAGGTGCGCCTGGAGGAGATCGCCACCGTCACGGACGGCGTCGCCGAGCGCCGCACCACCGCGCGCCTCAACGCCCGCGACGCCGTGGTGCTGGAGATCGTGAAGCAGCCGGGCTCCAACACCGTGAGCGTCAGCGACGCGGTGAAGAAGACGCTCGCGCAGATGGGGCCGGTGGTGGGGCAGGGCTTCCAGGCCACGCTGCTCATCGACCAGTCGGACCTCATCCGCGCCAACACCCACGAGGTGTGGATCGCCCTCATCTTCGGCGGTCTCATGGCGGTCCTCATCATCCTGATGTTCCTCCTGGACCCGCGCGGCACGTTCATCTCCGCGCTCGCGCTGCCCACGTCCGTCATCGGCACGTTCTTCGTGATGTACGTGCTGGGCTACTCGCTCAACCAGATGACGCTCTTGTCGCTGTCGCTGGCCATCGGTCTGCTCATCGACGACGCGGTGGTGGTGCGTGAGGCCATCACCCACCGGCTGGAGCAGGGCGAGGACCCCATGAGCGCCGCGTCCAACGGCACGCGGGACGTGGGCCTGGCGGTGCTCGCCACCACGCTGTCCCTGGTGGCGGTGTTCATCCCCGTGGCCTTCATGCCCGGCATCGTGGGCCAGTTCTTCAAGCAGTTCGGCATCACCATCTCCGTGGCGGTGCTCATCTCGCTGTTCATCTCCTTCACCCTGGACCCCATGCTGTCCGCGCGCTTCGCCAAGGCGCGCAAGCCGGGAGAGGTGCACCACGAGCCCGCCGTGTTCCGCGCGCTGCGCCGCTTCCTGGAGGCCACGGAGAACACCTACGCGCGCATCCTGGGCTGGGTGCTGCGCCACAAGTGGGCCACCGCGGGCCTCACCCTGCTGGCGCTGGTGCTGTCCTTCGGCGCCGCCAGCCGCCTGGGCGTGGAGTTCATGAGCGCGGAGGACCGCTCGCAGCTCATCGTCGAATTGCAGCTGCCGGACTCCGCCAACCTCGCGCAGACCGCGGAGCGCGCCGCGGAGGCCGAGGTCCTCCTCAAGAAGATCCCGGAGATTACCGACATCTACACCACCGTCGGTCCCAACGGAGACGTCTACAAGGCGCGCATGCGCGTGCTCACGGTGGGCAAGGAGCAGCGCACGAAGAGCATCGGCACCCTCAAGGAGGAGGCCCGCGCGCTGCTGGTCCCCAACCTGGTCTCCACCGCCATCACCCTGTCGGACCCGCCGGCCATCGAAGGCCTGGGCGACTGGTATCCCATCATGGTCCGCGTGGTGGGCCCGGACCTGAAGCGCATCAACGAGGAGGCCGAGCGCGTCGCCGGCATCCTGCGCACGCTGGGCACCTCCGACGTGCGCGTGGACTCCAACCCGGCCAAGCCGGAGCTCCAGATTCAAATCGACCGCGCGCGCGCCGCGGACATGGACCTGTCCGCCGCGGCACTCGCCATGCAGCTGCGCCTGGCCATCGACGGTGACGTGACGGCCAAGCTGCGCGAGGGCACGGACGAGACGGACATCCGCGTGCGCCTGCGCGAGCAGGACCGCGCCACGCCGGAGCGCGTGCGCCAGCTCATGGTGGCCACGCCCAAGGGGCTGCACCAGGTGACGGACGTGGCGGAGGTGTCGCTCAAGGACGGCCCCAGCGTCATCGAGCACGAGAACCGCGAGCGCCAGGTGGCCGTCGTGTCCCAGTTGGCCAAGGGCGCCGCGCTGGGTGACGTGGCCACGAAGCTCAAGGCCGCCATCGCCCAGAAGCCCCTGCCGCCCGGCTACGCCATCGTCTACGACGGCCAGATGAAGAGCCTGGATGAGCAGAACGACGCGTTCGGCATCGCGTTCGGTCTGGCCTTCGTCTTCATCTACATGGTGCTCGCCAGCCAGTTCGAGTCCTTCAAGCACCCCTTCACCATCATGGTGTCGCTGCCGCTGGCGCTCGTGGGCGCGCTGCTGGGACTCGTCGTCACGAACTACCACGTCAGCATGGGCGCGATGATTGGCGTCATCCTGCTGATGGGCCTCGTGACGAAGAACGCCATCCTCCTCATCGACGGCGCGCTCCACCACCTGCGTGAAGGCGACTCCGTGGACGAGGCCCTGCTCAAGGCCGGCCCGCGCCGCCTGCGCCCCATCCTCATGACGAGCGCGGCGATGGCCATTGGCATGGTGCCCACCGCCGTGGGCACGGGCACCGGCTCCGAGTTCCGCGCCCCCATGGCCATCTCCGTCATCGGCGGCGTCATCACCTCCACCTTCCTCACGCTGCTGGTGGTGCCGGTGGTGTTCGCGGCCATGGAGAAGCTGTCCTTCAAGAAGCGCCAGCCCCGCCAGGAGGGGACGCTCACGGCGCCGCCCGTGGACTCGCCCGCCGCGCACGACCGCGCGGCCTGA
- a CDS encoding cold-shock protein: MATGTVKWFNDAKGFGFITQDGGGEDVFCHHSAINMDGFRTLAEGQKVEFEVTRGPKGLQAQNVRAAG; the protein is encoded by the coding sequence ATGGCTACTGGTACGGTGAAGTGGTTCAACGATGCGAAGGGCTTTGGCTTCATCACGCAGGATGGCGGTGGTGAGGACGTGTTCTGCCACCACAGCGCCATCAACATGGACGGGTTCCGCACCCTGGCCGAGGGCCAGAAGGTGGAGTTCGAGGTGACCCGCGGCCCCAAGGGTCTCCAGGCACAGAACGTCCGCGCAGCGGGTTGA